The proteins below come from a single Takifugu rubripes chromosome 10, fTakRub1.2, whole genome shotgun sequence genomic window:
- the LOC115251270 gene encoding uncharacterized protein isoform X1, whose amino-acid sequence MAVVFCCFCFRLQKMGCSCSTSSDEWSDSDSDSDSSLSELPPFIRRTTKTVELRKHTSAVTQHACLDKEVKVDGSGTCEETLESHPRVALPRLSTSGEENNLDGSKPSKPVHSTLVGPPSIAIMMTEASGDQQRPMVDLEPQRGDKDGEEVRVVLTDPHQVFKPQTPSCYSIRSIDTDDLEKAQNQCAIDEPGPSTVHQNGLLPTPNPEPDTGLLPPPPPEPDTSLMPPPTPEPDTSLMPPPTPEPDTSLMPPPPPELSVSSEVNVRLATVSSPHIDQQTGRGATKSEIDWQDNAPLKRPWLPVNSRVRKSPSRDEGDVRLTTMSSPMSFHHTDVTTSSVKFDDPGKLYHQETRRRSNKSEFDWQDNAALKRPWLPANSRIWKIRSREEGDGPSVLICFYNAPEDLGTPRPERHHVGTQTLPPGACGDASTPSCKIHSVCPEQRVMAEGGDSGDKPKATVWSQRTPQAEFPQKGSRGDFPGPVLEPRPPKNIQPMLNRSAEKSSTTKVDDQPAHPPAQQVGSKLTYAQVLRMPPRKRAPFPDLTPPYPQQEPQSAETRRPTKLRYARL is encoded by the exons atggcagtggttttttgttgtttctgcttcaggctgcagaagatggggtgTTCCTGTAGCACTTCTTCTGACGAGTGGAgtgacagcgacagcgacagcgacagcagtctgtcagaacTCCCACCCTTCATTAGACGGACCACGAAGACGGTGGAGCTGAGGAAGCACACTTCCGCAGTAACCCAGCATGCATGTTTGGATAAGGAGGTTAAAGTAGACGGCAGTGGCACATGTGAGGAAACTCTTGAATCACATCCCcgtgtggcgctgcccagactgagcacaagcggagaggaaaacaatctagatgggtcaaagccgtccaaaccGGTCCACTCAACTCTTGTTGGGCCACCGTCCATTGCTATCATGATGACTGAGgcatcaggtgaccagcagaggccgaTGGTAGATCTAGAACCGCAACGCGGTGATAAGGATGGTGAGGAGGTACGTGTTGTACTGACGGATCCGCATCAGGTGTTTAAACCACAAACCCCCAGCTGCTACAGCATACGTTCCATTGACACTGATGACCTCGAGAAAGCGCAGAACCAGTGTGCAatagatgagcctggtccatccactgTTCATCAAAatggtttattaccaacacctaaccctgaaccagacactggtttattgccaccacctcctcctgaaccagacactagTTTAATGCCACCACCTACCCCTGAACCAGACACTAGTTTAATGCCACCACCTACCCCTGAACCAGACACTAGTTTaatgccaccacctcctcctgaactgtcTGTATCGAGTGAGGTCAATGTGCGTCTGGCCACGGTATCCTCACCACATATCGATCAACAAACTGGCCGTGGAGCCACCAAATCCGAgattgactggcaggacaatgcacCGCTCAAACGTCCGTGGCTTCCAGTGAATTCACGCGTAAGGAAAAGCCCAAGCCGAGATGAGGGTGATGTGCGTCTGACCACGATGTCCTCACCGATGTCCTTCCATCACACCGATGTCACGACCTCGTCTGTCAAATTCGACGATCCGGGAAAATTGTACCATCAAGAAACTCGCCGTCGATCCAACAAATCTGaatttgactggcaggacaatgcagcgCTCAAACGTCCGTGGCTACCAGCAAATTCACGAATATGGAAAATCCGGAGCCGAGAAGAGGGCGATGGTCCCTCAGTCTTAATTTGCTTTTATAACGCACCTGAAGACCTCGGCACCCCGAGACCTGAGCGTCACCATGTtggcactcaaactttgccGCCTGGTGcttgtggagatgcttccactCCATCTTGCAAGATTCACTCCGTCTGTCCTGAGCAGCgagtgatggctgaagggggcgacAGCGGGGACAAGCCGAAGGCAACGGTGTGGTCCCAGcgcacaccccaggctgagttcCCACAGAAAGGCAGCCGTGGGGACTTTCCAGGGCCAGTGTTGGAGCCCCGGCCCCCCAAGAATATTCAGCCAATGTTAAATCG gagTGCGGAGAAGAGTTCAACAACCAAGGTTGACGACCAACCAGCTCATCCACCAGCACAGCAA gtgggctccaaactgaccTACGCACAGGTATTGAGGATGCCACCACGTAAGCGTGCCCCATTCCCAGACCTTACCCCACCCTACCCACAACAAGAGCCCCAATCAGCTGAGACTCGTCGTCCAACTAAATTGAGATATGCAAGGCTTTGA
- the LOC115251261 gene encoding ras-associated and pleckstrin homology domains-containing protein 1-like isoform X2: MGCSCSTSSDEWSDSDSDSSLSELPPYIRRSTKTVELRKHTVTQHACLDKEVKGDGSGTCEETLESHPRVALPRLGTIGEENNIDGSKPSKPVHSTLDGPPSIAIMMTEASGDQQRPMVDPEPQRGDKDDTDDLEKAPNQCAIDEPGPSTVRQNGLLPTPNPEPDTGLLPPPPPEPDTSLMPPPTPEPDTSLMPPPTPEPDTSLMPPPPPELSVSSEVNVRLATVSSPHIDQQTGRGATKSEIDWQDNAALKRPWLPVNSRVSKSPSRDEGDVRLTTMSSPMSFHHTDVTTSSVKFDDPGKLYHQETRRRSNKSEFDWQDNAALKRPWLPANSRIWKIRSREEGDGPSVLICFYNAPEDLGTPRPERHHVGTQTLPPGACGDASIPSCKIHSVCPEQRVMAEGGDSGDKPKATVWSQRTPQAEFPQKGSRGDFPGPVLEPRPPKNIQPMLNRSAEKSSTTKADDQPAHPPAQQVGSKLTYAQVLRMPPRKRAPPPDLTPPYPQQEPQSAETPYPIKLRYAWF, translated from the exons atggggtgTTCCTGTAGCACTTCTTCTGACGAGTGGAGTGACAGCGACAgtgacagcagtctgtcagaacTCCCACCCTACATTCGACGGAGCACGAAAACGGTGGAGCTGAGGAAGCACACAGTAACCCAGCATGCATGTTTGGATAAGGAGGTTAAAGGAGACGGCAGTGGCACATGTGAGGAAACTCTTGAATCACATCCCcgtgtggcgctgcccagactggGCACAATCGGAGAGGAAAACAATATAGAtgggtcaaagccgtccaaaccAGTCCACTCAACTCTTGATGGGCCACCGTCCATTGCTATCATGATGACTGAGgcatcaggtgaccagcagaggccgaTGGTAGATCCAGAACCGCAACGCGGTGATAAGGATGACACTGATGACCTCGAGAAAGCGCCGAACCAGTGTGCAatagatgagcctggtccatccactgTTCGTCAAAAcggtttattaccaacacctaaccctgaaccagacactggtttattgccaccacctcctcctgaaccagacactagTTTAATGCCACCACCTACCCCTGAACCAGACACTAGTTTAATGCCACCACCTACCCCTGAACCAGACACTAGTTTaatgccaccacctcctcctgaactgtcTGTATCGAGTGAGGTCAATGTGCGTCTGGCCACGGTATCCTCACCACATATCGATCAACAAACTGGCCGTGGAGCCACCAAATCCGAgattgactggcaggacaatgcagcgCTCAAACGTCCGTGGCTTCCAGTGAATTCACGCGTAAGCAAAAGCCCAAGCCGAGATGAGGGTGATGTGCGTCTGACCACGATGTCCTCACCGATGTCCTTCCATCACACCGATGTCACGACCTCGTCTGTCAAATTCGACGATCCGGGAAAATTGTACCATCAAGAAACTCGCCGTCGATCCAACAAATCTGaatttgactggcaggacaatgcagcgCTCAAACGTCCGTGGCTACCAGCAAATTCACGAATATGGAAAATCCGGAGCCGAGAAGAGGGCGATGGTCCCTCAGTCTTAATTTGCTTTTATAACGCACCTGAAGACCTCGGCACCCCAAGACCTGAGCGTCACCATGTtggcactcaaactttgccGCCTGGTGcttgtggagatgcttccaTTCCATCTTGCAAGATTCACTCCGTCTGTCCTGAGCAGCgagtgatggctgaagggggcgacAGCGGGGACAAGCCGAAGGCAACGGTGTGGTCCCAGcgcacaccccaggctgagttcCCACAGAAAGGCAGCCGTGGGGACTTTCCAGGGCCAGTGTTGGAGCCCCGGCCCCCCAAGAATATTCAGCCAATGTTAAATCG gagTGCGGAGAAGAGTTCAACAACCAAGGCTGACGACCAACCAGCTCATCCGCCAGCACAGCAA gtgggctccaaactgacTTATGCACAGGTCTTGAGGATGCCACCTCGTaagcgtgccccacccccagaccTTACCCCACCCTACCCACAACAAGAGCCCCAATCAGCTGAGACTCCTTATCCAATTAAGTTAAGATATGCATGGTTTTGA
- the LOC115251261 gene encoding ras-associated and pleckstrin homology domains-containing protein 1-like isoform X1, with translation MGCSCSTSSDEWSDSDSDSSLSELPPYIRRSTKTVELRKHTVTQHACLDKEVKGDGSGTCEETLESHPRVALPRLGTIGEENNIDGSKPSKPVHSTLDGPPSIAIMMTEASGDQQRPMVDPEPQRGDKDDTDDLEKAPNQCAIDEPGPSTVRQNGLLPTPNPEPDTGLLPPPPPEPDTSLMPPPTPEPDTSLMPPPTPEPDTSLMPPPPPELSVSSEVNVRLATVSSPHIDQQTGRGATKSEIDWQDNAALKRPWLPVNSRVSKSPSRDEGDVRLTTMSSPMSFHHTDVTTSSVKFDDPGKLYHQETRRRSNKSEFDWQDNAALKRPWLPANSRIWKIRSREEGDGPSVLICFYNAPEDLGTPRPERHHVGTQTLPPGACGDASIPSCKIHSVCPEQRVMAEGGDSGDKPKATVWSQRTPQAEFPQKGSRGDFPGPVLEPRPPKNIQPMLNRSAEKSSTTKVDDQPAHPPAQQVGSKLTYAQVLRMPPRKRAPFPDLTPPYPQQEPQSAETRRPTKLRYARL, from the exons atggggtgTTCCTGTAGCACTTCTTCTGACGAGTGGAGTGACAGCGACAgtgacagcagtctgtcagaacTCCCACCCTACATTCGACGGAGCACGAAAACGGTGGAGCTGAGGAAGCACACAGTAACCCAGCATGCATGTTTGGATAAGGAGGTTAAAGGAGACGGCAGTGGCACATGTGAGGAAACTCTTGAATCACATCCCcgtgtggcgctgcccagactggGCACAATCGGAGAGGAAAACAATATAGAtgggtcaaagccgtccaaaccAGTCCACTCAACTCTTGATGGGCCACCGTCCATTGCTATCATGATGACTGAGgcatcaggtgaccagcagaggccgaTGGTAGATCCAGAACCGCAACGCGGTGATAAGGATGACACTGATGACCTCGAGAAAGCGCCGAACCAGTGTGCAatagatgagcctggtccatccactgTTCGTCAAAAcggtttattaccaacacctaaccctgaaccagacactggtttattgccaccacctcctcctgaaccagacactagTTTAATGCCACCACCTACCCCTGAACCAGACACTAGTTTAATGCCACCACCTACCCCTGAACCAGACACTAGTTTaatgccaccacctcctcctgaactgtcTGTATCGAGTGAGGTCAATGTGCGTCTGGCCACGGTATCCTCACCACATATCGATCAACAAACTGGCCGTGGAGCCACCAAATCCGAgattgactggcaggacaatgcagcgCTCAAACGTCCGTGGCTTCCAGTGAATTCACGCGTAAGCAAAAGCCCAAGCCGAGATGAGGGTGATGTGCGTCTGACCACGATGTCCTCACCGATGTCCTTCCATCACACCGATGTCACGACCTCGTCTGTCAAATTCGACGATCCGGGAAAATTGTACCATCAAGAAACTCGCCGTCGATCCAACAAATCTGaatttgactggcaggacaatgcagcgCTCAAACGTCCGTGGCTACCAGCAAATTCACGAATATGGAAAATCCGGAGCCGAGAAGAGGGCGATGGTCCCTCAGTCTTAATTTGCTTTTATAACGCACCTGAAGACCTCGGCACCCCAAGACCTGAGCGTCACCATGTtggcactcaaactttgccGCCTGGTGcttgtggagatgcttccaTTCCATCTTGCAAGATTCACTCCGTCTGTCCTGAGCAGCgagtgatggctgaagggggcgacAGCGGGGACAAGCCGAAGGCAACGGTGTGGTCCCAGcgcacaccccaggctgagttcCCACAGAAAGGCAGCCGTGGGGACTTTCCAGGGCCAGTGTTGGAGCCCCGGCCCCCCAAGAATATTCAGCCAATGTTAAATCG gagTGCGGAGAAGAGTTCAACAACCAAGGTTGACGACCAACCAGCTCATCCACCAGCACAGCAA gtgggctccaaactgaccTACGCACAGGTATTGAGGATGCCACCACGTAAGCGTGCCCCATTCCCAGACCTTACCCCACCCTACCCACAACAAGAGCCCCAATCAGCTGAGACTCGTCGTCCAACTAAATTGAGATATGCAAGGCTTTGA
- the LOC115251261 gene encoding histone-lysine N-methyltransferase 2A-like isoform X3, translated as MAEGGDSGDKPKATVWSQRTPQAEFPQKGSRGDFPGPVLEPRPSKNIQPMLNRSAEKSSTTKADDQPAHPPAQQVGSKLTYAQVLRMPPRKRAPPPDLTPPYPQQEPQSAETPYPIKLRYAWF; from the exons atggctgaagggggcgacAGCGGGGACAAGCCAAAGGCAACGGTGTGGTCCCAGcgcacaccccaggctgagttcCCACAGAAAGGCAGCCGTGGGGACTTTCCAGGGCCAGTGTTGGAGCCCCGGCCCTCCAAGAATATTCAACCAATGTTAAATCG gagTGCGGAGAAGAGTTCAACAACCAAGGCTGACGACCAACCAGCTCATCCGCCAGCACAGCAA gtgggctccaaactgacTTATGCACAGGTCTTGAGGATGCCACCTCGTaagcgtgccccacccccagaccTTACCCCACCCTACCCACAACAAGAGCCCCAATCAGCTGAGACTCCTTATCCAATTAAGTTAAGATATGCATGGTTTTGA
- the LOC115251270 gene encoding uncharacterized protein isoform X2, translating into MGCSCSTSSDEWSDSDSDSDSSLSELPPFIRRTTKTVELRKHTSAVTQHACLDKEVKVDGSGTCEETLESHPRVALPRLSTSGEENNLDGSKPSKPVHSTLVGPPSIAIMMTEASGDQQRPMVDLEPQRGDKDGEEVRVVLTDPHQVFKPQTPSCYSIRSIDTDDLEKAQNQCAIDEPGPSTVHQNGLLPTPNPEPDTGLLPPPPPEPDTSLMPPPTPEPDTSLMPPPTPEPDTSLMPPPPPELSVSSEVNVRLATVSSPHIDQQTGRGATKSEIDWQDNAPLKRPWLPVNSRVRKSPSRDEGDVRLTTMSSPMSFHHTDVTTSSVKFDDPGKLYHQETRRRSNKSEFDWQDNAALKRPWLPANSRIWKIRSREEGDGPSVLICFYNAPEDLGTPRPERHHVGTQTLPPGACGDASTPSCKIHSVCPEQRVMAEGGDSGDKPKATVWSQRTPQAEFPQKGSRGDFPGPVLEPRPPKNIQPMLNRSAEKSSTTKVDDQPAHPPAQQVGSKLTYAQVLRMPPRKRAPFPDLTPPYPQQEPQSAETRRPTKLRYARL; encoded by the exons atggggtgTTCCTGTAGCACTTCTTCTGACGAGTGGAgtgacagcgacagcgacagcgacagcagtctgtcagaacTCCCACCCTTCATTAGACGGACCACGAAGACGGTGGAGCTGAGGAAGCACACTTCCGCAGTAACCCAGCATGCATGTTTGGATAAGGAGGTTAAAGTAGACGGCAGTGGCACATGTGAGGAAACTCTTGAATCACATCCCcgtgtggcgctgcccagactgagcacaagcggagaggaaaacaatctagatgggtcaaagccgtccaaaccGGTCCACTCAACTCTTGTTGGGCCACCGTCCATTGCTATCATGATGACTGAGgcatcaggtgaccagcagaggccgaTGGTAGATCTAGAACCGCAACGCGGTGATAAGGATGGTGAGGAGGTACGTGTTGTACTGACGGATCCGCATCAGGTGTTTAAACCACAAACCCCCAGCTGCTACAGCATACGTTCCATTGACACTGATGACCTCGAGAAAGCGCAGAACCAGTGTGCAatagatgagcctggtccatccactgTTCATCAAAatggtttattaccaacacctaaccctgaaccagacactggtttattgccaccacctcctcctgaaccagacactagTTTAATGCCACCACCTACCCCTGAACCAGACACTAGTTTAATGCCACCACCTACCCCTGAACCAGACACTAGTTTaatgccaccacctcctcctgaactgtcTGTATCGAGTGAGGTCAATGTGCGTCTGGCCACGGTATCCTCACCACATATCGATCAACAAACTGGCCGTGGAGCCACCAAATCCGAgattgactggcaggacaatgcacCGCTCAAACGTCCGTGGCTTCCAGTGAATTCACGCGTAAGGAAAAGCCCAAGCCGAGATGAGGGTGATGTGCGTCTGACCACGATGTCCTCACCGATGTCCTTCCATCACACCGATGTCACGACCTCGTCTGTCAAATTCGACGATCCGGGAAAATTGTACCATCAAGAAACTCGCCGTCGATCCAACAAATCTGaatttgactggcaggacaatgcagcgCTCAAACGTCCGTGGCTACCAGCAAATTCACGAATATGGAAAATCCGGAGCCGAGAAGAGGGCGATGGTCCCTCAGTCTTAATTTGCTTTTATAACGCACCTGAAGACCTCGGCACCCCGAGACCTGAGCGTCACCATGTtggcactcaaactttgccGCCTGGTGcttgtggagatgcttccactCCATCTTGCAAGATTCACTCCGTCTGTCCTGAGCAGCgagtgatggctgaagggggcgacAGCGGGGACAAGCCGAAGGCAACGGTGTGGTCCCAGcgcacaccccaggctgagttcCCACAGAAAGGCAGCCGTGGGGACTTTCCAGGGCCAGTGTTGGAGCCCCGGCCCCCCAAGAATATTCAGCCAATGTTAAATCG gagTGCGGAGAAGAGTTCAACAACCAAGGTTGACGACCAACCAGCTCATCCACCAGCACAGCAA gtgggctccaaactgaccTACGCACAGGTATTGAGGATGCCACCACGTAAGCGTGCCCCATTCCCAGACCTTACCCCACCCTACCCACAACAAGAGCCCCAATCAGCTGAGACTCGTCGTCCAACTAAATTGAGATATGCAAGGCTTTGA
- the LOC115251263 gene encoding soluble scavenger receptor cysteine-rich domain-containing protein SSC5D-like, with product MGCSCSTSSDEWSDSDSDSSLPELPPYIRRSTKTVELRKHTSAVTQHACLDKEVKGDSSGTCEETLESHPRVALPRLSTIGEENNLDGSKPSKPVHSTLVGPPSIAFMMTEASGDQQRPMVDPEPQRGDKDDTDDLEKAPNQCAIDEPGPSTVRQNGLLPTPNPEPDTGLLPPPPPEPDTSLMPPHTPEPDTSLMPPPPPEPDTGLMPPPPPEPDTGLMPPPPPEPDTGLMPPPPTELSVASEVNVVAVSSPHIDQQTGRGATKSEIHWQDNAALKRPWLPVNSRVRKNPSRDEGDVRLTTMSSPMSFHHTDVTTSSVNFDNPGKLYHQETRRRSNKSEFDWQDNAALKRPWLPANSRIWKIRSREEGDGPSVLICFYNAPEDLGTPRPERHHVGTQTLPPGACGDASTPSSKIHSVCPEQRVMAEGGDSGDKPKATMWSQRTPQAEFPQKGSRGDFPGPVLEPRPSKNIQPMLNRSAEKSSTTKADDQPAHPPAQQVGSKLTYAQVLRMPPRKRAPFPDLTPPYPQQEPQSAETRRPTKLRYARL from the exons atggggtgTTCCTGTAGCACTTCTTCTGACGAGTGGAGTGACAGCGACAGTGACAGCAGTCTGCCAGAACTCCCACCCTACATTCGACGGAGCACGAAAACGGTGGAGCTGAGGAAGCACACCTCCGCAGTAACCCAGCATGCATGTTTGGATAAGGAGGTtaaaggagacagcagtggCACATGTGAGGAAACTCTTGAATCACATCCCcgtgtggcgctgcccagactgagcacaattggagaggaaaacaatctagatgggtcaaagccgtccaaaccAGTCCACTCAACTCTTGTTGGGCCACCGTCCATTGCTTTCATGATGACTGAGgcatcaggtgaccagcagaggccgaTGGTAGATCCAGAACCGCAACGCGGTGATAAGGATGACACTGATGACCTCGAGAAAGCGCCGAACCAGTGTGCAatagatgagcctggtccatccactgTTCGTCAAAAcggtttattaccaacacctaaccctgaaccagacactggtttattgccaccacctcctcctgaaccagacactagTTTAATGCCACCACATACCCCTGAACCAGACACTAGTTTaatgccaccacctcctcctgaaccagacactggtttaatgccaccacctcctcctgaaccagacactggtttaatgccaccacctcctcctgaaccagacactggtttaatGCCACCACCTCCTACTGAACTGTCTGTAGCGAGTGAGGTCAATGTGGTCGCGGTATCCTCACCACATATCGATCAACAAACTGGCCGTGGAGCCACCAAATCCGAGATtcactggcaggacaatgcggCGCTCAAACGTCCTTGGCTTCCAGTGAATTCACGCGTAAGGAAAAACCCAAGCCGAGATGAGGGTGATGTGCGTCTGACCACGATGTCCTCACCGATGTCCTTCCATCACACCGATGTCACGACTTCGTCTGTCAATTTCGACAATCCGGGAAAATTGTACCATCAAGAAACTCGCCGTCGATCCAACAAATCTGaatttgactggcaggacaatgcagcgCTCAAACGTCCGTGGCTACCAGCAAATTCACGAATATGGAAAATCCGGAGCCGAGAAGAGGGCGATGGTCCTTCAGTCTTAATTTGCTTTTATAACGCACCTGAAGACCTCGGCACCCCGAGACCTGAGCGTCACCATGTtggcactcaaactttgccGCCTGGTGcttgtggagatgcttccactCCATCTTCGAAGATTCACTCCGTCTGTCCTGAGCAGCgagtgatggctgaagggggcgacAGCGGGGACAAGCCGAAGGCAACGATGTGGTCCCAGcgcacaccccaggctgagttcCCACAGAAAGGCAGCCGTGGGGACTTTCCAGGGCCAGTGTTGGAGCCCCGGCCCTCCAAGAATATTCAGCCAATGTTAAATCG gagTGCGGAGAAGAGTTCAACAACCAAGGCTGACGACCAACCAGCTCATCCGCCAGCACAGCAA gtgggctccaaactgaccTACGCACAGGTATTGAGGATGCCACCACGTAAGCGTGCCCCATTCCCAGACCTTACCCCACCCTACCCACAACAAGAGCCCCAATCAGCTGAGACTCGTCGTCCAACTAAATTGAGATATGCAAGGCTTTGA
- the LOC115251288 gene encoding uncharacterized protein, translated as MSSPMSFHHTDVTTSSVKFDDPGKLYHQETRRRSNKSEFDWQDNAALKRPWLPANSRIWKIRSREEGDGPSVLICFYNAPEDLGTPRPERHHVGTQTLPPGACGDASIPSCKIHSVCPEQRVMAEGGDSGDKPKATVWSQRTPQAEFPQKGSRGDFPGPVLEPRPPKNIQPMLNRSAEKSSTTKVDDQPAHPPAQQVGSKLTYAQVLRMPPRKRAPFPDLTPPYPQQEPQSAETRRPTKLRYARL; from the exons ATGTCCTCACCGATGTCCTTCCATCACACCGATGTCACGACCTCGTCTGTCAAATTCGACGATCCGGGAAAATTGTACCATCAAGAAACTCGCCGTCGATCCAACAAATCTGaatttgactggcaggacaatgcagcgCTCAAACGTCCGTGGCTACCAGCAAATTCACGAATATGGAAAATCCGGAGCCGAGAAGAGGGCGATGGTCCCTCAGTCTTAATTTGCTTTTATAACGCACCTGAAGACCTCGGCACCCCGAGACCTGAGCGTCACCATGTtggcactcaaactttgccGCCTGGTGcttgtggagatgcttccaTTCCATCTTGCAAGATTCACTCCGTCTGTCCTGAGCAGCgagtgatggctgaagggggcgacAGCGGGGACAAGCCGAAGGCAACGGTGTGGTCCCAGcgcacaccccaggctgagttcCCACAGAAAGGCAGCCGTGGGGACTTTCCAGGGCCAGTGTTGGAGCCCCGGCCCCCCAAGAATATTCAGCCAATGTTAAATCG gagTGCGGAGAAGAGTTCAACAACCAAGGTTGACGACCAACCAGCTCATCCGCCAGCACAGCAA gtgggctccaaactgaccTACGCACAGGTATTGAGGATGCCACCACGTAAGCGTGCCCCATTCCCAGACCTTACCCCACCCTACCCACAACAAGAGCCCCAATCAGCTGAGACTCGTCGTCCAACTAAATTGAGATATGCAAGGCTTTGA